The following is a genomic window from Thermodesulfobacteriota bacterium.
TGGTTCTGCTGTATGAGGATTTACTGCCCAACGAACCGCTTCTTGCCGGGCTGCTACGGGAAAAACTTTTACTACCACCACCCCTGCTAAAACCTCCGCCACCCCTGCCTCCTCCACCGCGTCCTCCACCACCACGTCTTGCCTCTATATCAGCAGCTAGGAAAACGACAACCAGGAAAATAATAAGCCATGATATTCTTTTCATCCACAAACTTTTCATCGTTTCTTCCCTCCGTATTTGTGAATTTTATTCTGAGGCGCTGGCCTGCTTCTTCGGTGGAACAAAAGGAATCTTCTCCATTCCCTTGGGCGGGGTGAAGGCAAATAAAGAATCGGATACACTTGGAGAAAGGTTCCAGTTTGAGAACTGGGCTCTAAACTGAGGCTCTCCTTCCCATTCCTTGTAGGTGATTATATATCGTTGAGCAAGCGGTTTATCTCCTTTGGCAATCCATATCTGGAAGTCCACATTTTCCGTTGTTCCGGCCAAATGGTCACAGGGGACACCGGCTACGGTTTGTCCGTCCACGTATCTTAAAGATGTTATCAATTCGTCCAGCTCGGTAGGAAGGTTATTGTGGAACAATTGAGATGGAGGGAGCGTCATGTCCAACTGCTCGGTGAAGTAATCGAAGGCCTCGTCTATTGTGCCAGTCTTTTGAGCGGTTGCATAAACGTTTGAGCCGCCGCTGAAAGCGAAGATTTGATTACCGTCGAATATAAACCCGTTCTTGTCTCCGTCCCTCTCGGTGATGTCGAATCTGGCTTTGTTGGGGCGAACTATGGTTATGTTTCGCACCGAGCCGTACTCAATCTTTTGGCCATCTTCCTGAACCGCATCATATCCGATATCTACCGTAACACTAAAGCGTGGGGTCTTAGACAGAGAGTCAGCCATTTTCTTGTTAATCTCCATGGCCTTTGGGTCTATATCCGGGTCTTGCCCTGCTGTTTGGGCTCGCACCGGGATCGCCATCAAGGTTAAAGCCAAGATTAGAAAGGACAAAGATTTTACAACTATTTTTCTGTTCATTTTGGTACCTCCTTTTATATGGACTACAATATAATTTGCCGAGCCACAGTCTCACACACTAGGAGCTGTTAATTCCGAAGATGTGTCCGTTCTCTCTAGCTCTTTATGAATTTTTAAGCGCAATATATATGCCAATGCTGTATTAAGATGGGGATATTTCTAACCAGTAAGAATGATTAGGATTTATATGAATAAGATGAAATTTCGATAGGAACTAACGGTAACTGCACCCGATATTTCGTGCATTCTCCGAAATATCAGAGTTTGTTACTAGACAATGCTTGCTCCATAGCTACC
Proteins encoded in this region:
- a CDS encoding DUF2092 domain-containing protein, whose translation is MNRKIVVKSLSFLILALTLMAIPVRAQTAGQDPDIDPKAMEINKKMADSLSKTPRFSVTVDIGYDAVQEDGQKIEYGSVRNITIVRPNKARFDITERDGDKNGFIFDGNQIFAFSGGSNVYATAQKTGTIDEAFDYFTEQLDMTLPPSQLFHNNLPTELDELITSLRYVDGQTVAGVPCDHLAGTTENVDFQIWIAKGDKPLAQRYIITYKEWEGEPQFRAQFSNWNLSPSVSDSLFAFTPPKGMEKIPFVPPKKQASASE